The Flavobacterium piscisymbiosum genome includes a region encoding these proteins:
- the cysM gene encoding cysteine synthase CysM, whose translation MNAQKLLNLIGNTPLMETVNLVKNKNVKLLLKLEGNNPGGSVKDRAAYNMIAAALERGDIKKGDKLIEATSGNTGIALAMIAQLFQIEIELVLPEDSTKERTQTMRAYGATVILTPASEGIIGSRDYADKKVAEGGYIMLNQFANDDNWKAHYKTTGPEIWNDTDGTVTHFVSAMGTTGTIIGTSTYLKEKNPAVQIIGAQPSDGSQIPGIRKWPQEYLPKIFDASKVDTVVDVSEEEAREMTKRLALEEGVFAGMSSGGSVAVALKIAEKLESGVIVAVICDRGDRYLSSDLFD comes from the coding sequence ATGAACGCACAGAAATTGCTAAACCTGATTGGAAATACTCCTTTGATGGAAACTGTCAATTTGGTTAAAAATAAAAATGTAAAACTTTTACTGAAGCTGGAAGGAAATAATCCGGGCGGAAGTGTAAAAGACAGAGCGGCTTATAACATGATCGCTGCAGCTCTTGAAAGAGGCGATATTAAAAAAGGCGACAAACTGATTGAAGCGACAAGCGGTAACACCGGAATTGCTTTGGCTATGATTGCGCAATTGTTTCAAATCGAGATCGAATTAGTATTACCCGAAGATTCTACAAAAGAAAGAACTCAAACCATGCGTGCTTATGGCGCTACAGTGATTTTAACGCCCGCTAGCGAAGGAATTATTGGTTCAAGGGACTATGCCGATAAAAAAGTGGCAGAAGGCGGATATATCATGCTAAATCAGTTTGCAAATGATGACAACTGGAAAGCACATTACAAAACCACGGGTCCTGAAATCTGGAATGACACTGATGGTACGGTAACGCATTTTGTTTCGGCAATGGGAACCACAGGAACCATCATTGGAACTTCGACTTATTTAAAAGAAAAAAATCCCGCCGTTCAGATCATTGGTGCGCAACCAAGCGACGGATCTCAAATTCCGGGAATTCGTAAATGGCCACAGGAATATTTGCCTAAAATATTCGACGCTTCGAAAGTAGATACCGTTGTAGACGTAAGCGAAGAAGAAGCTCGCGAAATGACCAAACGTTTAGCACTTGAAGAAGGTGTTTTTGCAGGAATGAGCAGCGGAGGTTCTGTTGCCGTTGCCCTAAAAATCGCCGAAAAATTAGAATCAGGCGTAATTGTTGCCGTTATCTGCGATCGCGGTGATCGTTATTTGTCTTCGGATTTATTTGATTGA
- a CDS encoding Smr/MutS family protein, which translates to MLTKGDKVSVLDEAINGTVVSVKNNEVLIETEDGFVMTFFVNELLKIQDSSNLMNSIKRIDLDAVSKEKEEPKARSFVKEKKDKREIAAPEFDLHIEKLVPNKRGMSNYDILTLQTETAKRHIEFAIRNRIPKIVFIHGVGEGILKAELDFLLGRYDGIDFQDANYQKYGLGATEVYFRQNNK; encoded by the coding sequence ATGTTGACTAAAGGAGATAAGGTTTCAGTCTTAGACGAAGCTATAAACGGAACAGTAGTTTCGGTGAAAAACAATGAGGTTTTGATCGAAACAGAGGATGGATTTGTGATGACATTTTTTGTCAATGAGCTGCTTAAAATTCAGGATTCCAGTAATTTAATGAATTCTATTAAAAGAATTGATTTAGATGCAGTTTCAAAAGAGAAAGAAGAGCCAAAAGCAAGGAGTTTTGTAAAAGAAAAGAAAGATAAACGCGAAATTGCAGCACCGGAATTTGATTTACACATTGAAAAACTGGTTCCTAATAAACGAGGAATGTCGAATTATGACATCCTGACTTTACAGACGGAAACAGCAAAAAGACATATTGAATTTGCGATTAGAAACCGCATTCCAAAAATTGTTTTTATTCATGGTGTTGGTGAAGGAATTCTAAAAGCTGAACTTGATTTTTTATTAGGCCGTTACGACGGAATAGATTTTCAGGATGCCAATTATCAAAAATATGGCTTAGGTGCCACTGAAGTTTATTTTAGACAAAATAATAAATAA
- a CDS encoding aldo/keto reductase yields MNYRKLGKTNFNISEISLGTWQVGGKWGSGFNDKTADELINTAIDNGVNFIDTADVYENGLSETAVGRVVRSRSERIYVATKCGRHINPHVNEGYQLKVLQKYVEDSLKRMKLETLDLIQLHCPPTEVFYRPEIFELFDRLKDQGKILNLGVSVEKVEEALKAIEYSNVTTVQIIFNLFRQRPSELFFSEARKKDIGIIARVPLASGLLTGKFDAKTTFDAQDHRNFNRNGDAFDKGETFSGIDYNLGLEAVEKLKALFPETANLAPIALQWILSFKDISCIIPGASTANHVMSNLSVYDLPKLTPEKIEAMNNIYEEYVKPSVHQLW; encoded by the coding sequence ATGAACTACAGAAAACTAGGAAAAACAAACTTTAATATATCCGAAATCTCTCTTGGCACCTGGCAGGTGGGTGGAAAATGGGGATCAGGATTTAATGATAAAACTGCCGACGAACTTATAAATACGGCAATCGACAATGGTGTGAATTTTATTGATACTGCCGATGTTTACGAAAATGGCTTAAGCGAAACAGCTGTTGGAAGAGTTGTTCGTTCCCGCTCTGAACGAATTTATGTCGCTACAAAATGCGGCCGTCATATTAATCCTCATGTAAATGAAGGTTATCAGCTAAAAGTACTTCAGAAATATGTTGAAGACAGTTTGAAAAGAATGAAATTAGAAACATTAGATTTAATTCAGTTGCACTGTCCTCCTACAGAAGTTTTTTACCGACCTGAAATTTTTGAACTTTTTGATCGCTTAAAAGATCAGGGGAAAATTTTAAATCTCGGCGTAAGCGTTGAAAAAGTCGAAGAAGCTTTAAAAGCAATCGAATATTCGAATGTAACAACGGTTCAGATTATTTTTAATTTGTTTCGTCAGCGTCCTTCTGAATTATTTTTCTCTGAAGCCAGAAAAAAAGATATCGGGATCATTGCGAGAGTTCCCCTAGCCAGTGGACTTTTGACTGGTAAATTTGACGCAAAAACTACTTTTGATGCTCAGGATCACCGTAATTTTAATCGTAACGGAGATGCTTTCGACAAAGGAGAAACTTTTTCAGGTATCGATTATAATTTAGGTCTTGAAGCAGTTGAAAAATTAAAAGCATTATTTCCTGAAACAGCCAACCTTGCTCCTATTGCTTTACAATGGATTTTGAGTTTTAAAGATATTAGCTGCATTATTCCGGGAGCTTCTACGGCAAATCACGTAATGTCTAATTTATCGGTATATGATTTACCCAAATTAACTCCGGAGAAAATCGAAGCAATGAACAATATTTACGAAGAATACGTAAAACCATCCGTACATCAGTTATGGTAG
- the epsC gene encoding serine O-acetyltransferase EpsC, whose product MTKDTIIQNIKALKSHSNINYGIKTKTEDFTEKLFYTLFDSNAALDESIDELEIRFKEIAVLACKKPQNLCESIWDRFLEKLPGVLEKLNQDAEYILENDPASNSIDEVYLGYPGFYAIAIYRLSHELYHLDLLLFSRLMSEYAHRITGTDIHAGADIASPFFIDHATGIVIGETTVIKKHVKIYQGVTLGALSVSKDMKNAKRHPTVEANVCIYANATILGGETTIGKNSIVGGNAWVTKSIPEDSIVINTTTTEVKIKEKK is encoded by the coding sequence GTGACAAAAGACACTATCATACAAAATATAAAAGCTCTAAAAAGCCATTCTAATATAAATTACGGTATCAAAACCAAAACAGAAGATTTTACCGAGAAGCTTTTCTATACCCTTTTTGATTCGAATGCTGCCTTAGACGAGAGTATCGATGAACTTGAAATCAGGTTTAAAGAAATTGCTGTTTTAGCGTGCAAAAAACCACAAAATTTATGCGAATCTATTTGGGACAGATTTCTAGAAAAACTTCCCGGTGTTTTGGAAAAACTAAATCAGGATGCTGAATATATTCTTGAAAATGATCCTGCATCAAACAGTATCGATGAAGTTTATTTAGGTTATCCCGGTTTTTATGCAATTGCAATTTATCGCTTAAGTCACGAATTATACCATTTGGACTTATTGCTGTTTTCGAGATTAATGAGCGAATATGCGCACCGAATTACTGGAACTGATATTCACGCCGGCGCTGATATTGCTTCTCCTTTTTTTATCGATCACGCTACCGGAATTGTTATTGGCGAAACGACAGTAATAAAAAAACACGTAAAGATTTATCAGGGTGTAACTCTTGGTGCTTTGAGCGTGAGCAAAGACATGAAAAACGCCAAAAGACACCCAACCGTAGAAGCTAATGTTTGCATTTATGCAAATGCAACTATTTTGGGAGGCGAAACTACTATAGGCAAAAATAGTATTGTTGGAGGAAATGCCTGGGTAACCAAATCGATTCCTGAAGATTCTATAGTCATCAATACCACTACAACTGAAGTTAAAATAAAAGAAAAAAAATAA
- a CDS encoding DUF1003 domain-containing protein, which produces MKNNSTFKSAISNLSFPESEKIWGNSIHDPILGLIIEDFPSFSDQDCIAVKELNEYRQKYISRYLSTEIGTLSDLEKSVINSLKEDKSIVSIAEDEEEVRSFGQKIADKVADFGGSWTFIISFLLFIVVWIGANVYILVNKGFDPYPFILLNLILSCIAALQAPVIMMSQNRQEEKDRNRAKKDYMINLKSELEIRMIHDKIDHMIMHQQQELIEIQKVQIEMMNDILNQIKK; this is translated from the coding sequence ATGAAAAACAATTCGACTTTTAAAAGCGCTATTTCTAATCTTTCTTTTCCCGAAAGCGAGAAAATTTGGGGAAATTCCATTCATGATCCAATTTTAGGGCTTATTATAGAAGACTTTCCTTCTTTTAGCGATCAGGATTGTATAGCAGTAAAAGAATTAAATGAGTACCGCCAAAAATACATTTCGAGATATTTATCTACAGAAATAGGAACGCTTTCTGATCTTGAAAAAAGTGTTATTAATTCTCTTAAAGAAGATAAATCAATAGTTAGTATTGCTGAAGATGAGGAAGAGGTGAGAAGTTTTGGACAAAAAATAGCCGATAAAGTGGCTGACTTTGGCGGAAGCTGGACTTTTATTATTTCGTTTTTGCTTTTTATCGTCGTCTGGATTGGTGCCAATGTTTATATTTTGGTTAATAAAGGTTTTGATCCGTATCCGTTTATTTTACTGAATTTAATTTTATCCTGTATTGCCGCTTTGCAAGCTCCGGTAATTATGATGAGTCAGAATCGTCAGGAAGAAAAAGATAGAAATCGTGCCAAAAAAGATTATATGATTAACCTGAAATCAGAATTAGAAATCAGAATGATTCATGATAAAATCGATCACATGATTATGCATCAGCAACAAGAATTAATCGAAATTCAGAAAGTGCAAATCGAGATGATGAATGATATTTTGAACCAGATTAAAAAATAA